The following is a genomic window from Thaumasiovibrio subtropicus.
TTCTTTTAGAAGAGCGACAGCTTCGTTGATTTCGTACTCTTTAGTTACGTCAACTTTTTCGCGAATAACGCGCATACGCTTAGTCAGTTTTGCCATTGTATTAACCCTCTACCACTAGGCCCATTGAACGAGCAGTACCAGCGATAGAACGCTTCATCGCTTCGATGTCCGCGCCAGTCATGTCTGCAGCTTTAGTTTCAGCGATTTCCTGTAGCTGAGCGTCAGTAACAGTACCAACTTTCTCAGTGTTAGGACGACCTGAACCAGACTTAACGCCAGCCGCTTTCTTCAGAAGAACTGCAGCAGGTGGAGTCTTAGTTACGAACGTGAAAGAACGATCGTTGTATACAGTGATAACAACAGGAATTGGAAGACCTTTCTCTACAGAGTCAGTCTTAGCGTTAAACGCTTTACAGAATTCCATGATGTTCACACCGTGCTGACCCAGAGCTGGACCAACTGGTGGTGAAGGGTTAGCCATACCAGCTGCAACTTGCAGCTTGATGTAAGCTTCTACTTTCTTAGCCATTGTAAATTACCTTAAATTTGGGTTCTAACGTCTGTTTTCTAGAACAGACTCCCCGTCTAACGAAAGGGCGCGAAATTATAGTTCAATTTCGCGCCCTTGCCAATACTCTTGGTGAATATTTGATCAGCTTTTCTCTACCTGACCAAACTCCAATTCTACTGGGGTTGCTCGTCCGAAAATCGATACAGAAACTTTCAAACGGCTCTTGTCGTAGTCAACTTCTTCAACGACACCGTTGAAGTCAGCAAATGGACCATCGGTAACGCGTACCACTTCCCCTGGTTCAAACACTGTCTTATGGACAGGAGACTCACTTGCTTTCTCAAGACGGTTAAGAATAGCCGCCGCTTCTTTATCAGAAATCGGAGCAGGGCGGTCAGAAGTGCCACCAATGAAGCCCATTACACGTGGAATACTACGTACCAAGTGCCAAGTTTCATCGTTCATTACCATTTGGACCAGCACATAGCCAGGGAAGAACTTACGTTCACTCTTACGGCGCTGACCTGCACGCATCTCGACCACTTCTTCAGTCGGTACGAGTACTTCTTCAAAGTATTCTTCCATACCGTGCATTTTGATGTGCTCACGCAAAGACTGCGCGACACGACCTTCAAAGCCAGAAAAAGCTTGTACGACATACCAGCGTTTTTTAGGAGCTTCACTCATAAATTTTTACCTCTATACGCCAGTTACTAGACGTACCAAACGAACCATCACGCCGTCGATACCCCAAAGTACTAGCGCCATAACGACAGTGACTGCAAGAACGATAAGTGTTGTTTGCGTTGCTTCTTGACGAGTAGGCCAAACAACCTTGCGAACTTCCATTCGCGACTCACGTGCGAATGCAATAGCATTCTTTCCTTTCAGGGTTAATGATGCGAGACCGGCAGCAGCAGCAACCAAAGCAACTACGGCAGCAGCGCGGATCACAACAGAAATGTCACTGTACAGGTAATTTCCTACAACAGCCGCAGCAAGCAACGCGAATACACCTAACCATTTAAGGAGGTCCATTGAGCCACTTTCATTCTGCGCTTCGGCATTTGTTTTCATACTATCAACCTGTAACTTGTCTACATCATAGACGAAAATCACCCCGCACGTGCGAGGTCAACCGATAAAGGCGACAAGATTGTTGCCTTTAACTCTAAACTGCTTTTAGATGCACGTACTCGATCAATAAATGACCAACACTTAAGTACAATGCTTAAAAAGGGCATCAAATGATGCCCTTTTTATTAGCTGTTCGTCAAATCTTAATCAAAGATTTTCGCAACAACACCAGCACCAACGGTACGGCCACCTTCACGGATTGCGAAGCGTAGACCTTCATCCATTGCGATTGGAGCGATTAGCTCTACAACCATCTTGATGTTGTCGCCTGGCATTACCATCTCAACGCCTTCTGGCAGCTCGATAGTACCAGTCACGTCAGTTGTACGGAAGTAGAACTGTGGGCGGTAGCCTTTGAAGAACGGAGTATGACGGCCGCCTTCATCTTTTGAAAGTACGTATACTTCTGACTCGAACTTAGTGTGAGGAGTGATTGAACCAGGCTTCGCTAGTACTTGACCACGCTCAACTTCGTCACGCTTAGTACCACGTAGTAGAACACCAACGTTCTCACCAGCACGGCCTTCGTCTAGAAGCTTACGGAACATTTCAACACCAGTACAAGTTGTAGTGGTTGTCTCTTTGATACCGATGATTTCTACTTCGTCACCTACGTTGATGATACCTTGCTCAACACGACCAGTTACAACTGTACCACGGCCTTGGATTGAGAATACATCTTCGATTGGTAGGATGAACGGCTTGTCGATTGCACGCTCTGGCTCTGGGATGTAGCTGTCTAGCGCTTCTGCTAGCTCAACAACTTTGTCTTCCCACTCTTTCTCACCGTTAAGTGCACCTAGAGCTGAACCCATGATTACTGGGCAATCATCACCTGGGAAGTCGTACTCAGATAGAAGTTCACGTACTTCCATCTCAACTAGCTCTAGTAGCTCTTCATCATCAACCATGTCACACTTGTTCATGAATACGATGATGTAAGGGATACCAACCTGACGACCTAGTAGGATGTGCTCACGAGTCTGAGGCATTGGGCCATCAGTCGCAGCTACTACAAGGATACCACCGTCCATCTGTGCAGCACCGGTGATCATGTTCTTAACGTAGTCAGCGTGTCCTGGGCAGTCAACGTGTGCGTAGTGACGAGTTGGAGTATCGTACTCTACGTGTGAAGTAGAGATGGTGATACCACGCTCACGCTCTTCTGGAGCGTTATCGATAGATGCGAAGTCTTTCGCTTCACCACCGTATACTTTTGACAAAGTAGTACAGATAGCAGCAGTCAGAGTAGTTTTACCGTGGTCAACGTGGCCGATAGTACCAACGTTAACGTGCGGTTTTGTACGTTCAAATTTTTCTTTAGACATGGATAGTCCCTCTAAGCACGGTATTAGGTGGCGTTACGACCACACAACCAATCATGGGTTTGTAGAGTATATAACAAATGGTCTGAATGACACGAAGAGGTGGTGCTAATAGGCAGATTCGAACTGCCGACCTCACCCTTACCAAGGGTGCGCTCTACCAACTGAGCTATATCAGCACACTTTGAGAAATGGAGCGGGCAGCGGGAATCGAACCCGCATCATCAGCTTGGAAGGCTGAGGTAATAGCCATTATACGATGCCCGCAAACTCTCGTAACTCTTTGAGCTATTCAAACTACTTGAAAAATGGTGGAGGGGGACGGATTCGAACCATCGAAGGCGGAGCCGGCAGATTTACAGTCTGCTCCCTTTGGCCACTCGGGAACCCCTCCACAAAATTTTTAAAAACTGGTGCCGACTACCGGAATCGAACTGGTGACCTACTGATTACAAGTCAGTTGCTCTACCTACTGAGCTAAGTCGGCTTGGTGATGCGCATTCTATGGAAACTTATTTGCCCTTGCAAGCCCTAATCTACGTTTTTTTATTAAAATCATCACCTAATCGCGCACTTTTTCACCATTAACGCTTCATTGCGTATAAAGCGAGCCCTTGCAGTACAAGATCTGACCGATGCGTATACTGTTTTCGAAGTTGTGTTGGGATATGTCGCACCCCTCCACCACATAAAATCACTTCAGGTTCACAACCCAATTTCTCTTTTGCTTCCGCAATACCAAATTGAATCATTCCCATTAAGGCTGCTCGGCAACCATTTTTCAAACCATCGGCGGTGTTATCCGCAAAATGGATCTCTTCTTTGTGGTCACCTTCAGAGAAAACTTTACTGGTATTGGCCAGCACCGACTCCATCATCAATTGATAGCCCGGTGCAATCCAACCACCTAGATGTTTACCGTCCTCTGCTAACACATCAAACGTCAGTGCAGTACCAATATCTATAATCACGGCCGCCTGCTTACTCTGCTGATAAACCGAGATCAGTGTAAGCCAACGATCTACTCCCAGATATTGATATTGGCTATAGGCATTCTTAACCCCAAAATCTTTTCGCTGTGTTCTGACGTGCATACAAGGAATACGATTTTCCTGAGCGATGCGTTGAATGGTGTTATCAATAACACCTGGACCAACACTGGCAAAAACAATACGCTCAATACCACCATCAACTAATGGTTCTAGCACAAGATCCAGCTGTGCACTTGGATACTTACCAAGTTGAGTTACGCTCTGATCCTGCTCTATACCTGCCAACTTTACATAAGTATTGCCAGCTTCAATCAGTAATTGCATCGTTTCCTCTGAGACTCACTTCCCCGCCGACAAATGTTTGCTGTTCTCCATTGGGCATTTCAAGCATTAACCCTCCTTGAGGTGTAATGCCTCTAGCCACGCCTTCAACCACGCGTTCACCCATGATGATTTTCACAGCTCGGCCTAGATAATTATCTAACGTATTCCATCGCGACAAAAACGCATTTAACCCTTGCAACTCGTACTCTGCAAGCCCCGTCCGCAGACGATTTATGAGCGTAGCAACAAGCGTATTGCGAGACGGCATATGTTGACATGCTTGAACAAGCGATGTCCACGGCTGATCAATTACTGAGGTCTCATTCTCCATTGAGAAATTGATCCCCATCCCCATGACAACATGGGCTGCATCACCGGCTTGTCCAGTAAGCTCAACTAAAATACCCGCAAGTTTTTTATCATCCACATAAAGGTCATTAGGCCACTTTACCTTTACATCAGCACCTGTCACCTCACGCAAAGTTTCAGCGGCAATCACCCCAACAACCAGACTCAGTCCCATTGCAGCTGCCATTCCCGCATCTAAGCGCCAATACATAGAAAGGTAAATATTACTACCAAATGGTGAGTACCAAGCGCGACCACGTCGACCACGCCCCGCGGTCTGCAATTCCGCGACACAACAGTGACCACTCTGTAATGAT
Proteins encoded in this region:
- the rplK gene encoding 50S ribosomal protein L11 — its product is MAKKVEAYIKLQVAAGMANPSPPVGPALGQHGVNIMEFCKAFNAKTDSVEKGLPIPVVITVYNDRSFTFVTKTPPAAVLLKKAAGVKSGSGRPNTEKVGTVTDAQLQEIAETKAADMTGADIEAMKRSIAGTARSMGLVVEG
- the nusG gene encoding transcription termination/antitermination protein NusG: MSEAPKKRWYVVQAFSGFEGRVAQSLREHIKMHGMEEYFEEVLVPTEEVVEMRAGQRRKSERKFFPGYVLVQMVMNDETWHLVRSIPRVMGFIGGTSDRPAPISDKEAAAILNRLEKASESPVHKTVFEPGEVVRVTDGPFADFNGVVEEVDYDKSRLKVSVSIFGRATPVELEFGQVEKS
- the secE gene encoding preprotein translocase subunit SecE; protein product: MKTNAEAQNESGSMDLLKWLGVFALLAAAVVGNYLYSDISVVIRAAAVVALVAAAAGLASLTLKGKNAIAFARESRMEVRKVVWPTRQEATQTTLIVLAVTVVMALVLWGIDGVMVRLVRLVTGV
- the tuf gene encoding elongation factor Tu, producing the protein MSKEKFERTKPHVNVGTIGHVDHGKTTLTAAICTTLSKVYGGEAKDFASIDNAPEERERGITISTSHVEYDTPTRHYAHVDCPGHADYVKNMITGAAQMDGGILVVAATDGPMPQTREHILLGRQVGIPYIIVFMNKCDMVDDEELLELVEMEVRELLSEYDFPGDDCPVIMGSALGALNGEKEWEDKVVELAEALDSYIPEPERAIDKPFILPIEDVFSIQGRGTVVTGRVEQGIINVGDEVEIIGIKETTTTTCTGVEMFRKLLDEGRAGENVGVLLRGTKRDEVERGQVLAKPGSITPHTKFESEVYVLSKDEGGRHTPFFKGYRPQFYFRTTDVTGTIELPEGVEMVMPGDNIKMVVELIAPIAMDEGLRFAIREGGRTVGAGVVAKIFD
- a CDS encoding type III pantothenate kinase translates to MQLLIEAGNTYVKLAGIEQDQSVTQLGKYPSAQLDLVLEPLVDGGIERIVFASVGPGVIDNTIQRIAQENRIPCMHVRTQRKDFGVKNAYSQYQYLGVDRWLTLISVYQQSKQAAVIIDIGTALTFDVLAEDGKHLGGWIAPGYQLMMESVLANTSKVFSEGDHKEEIHFADNTADGLKNGCRAALMGMIQFGIAEAKEKLGCEPEVILCGGGVRHIPTQLRKQYTHRSDLVLQGLALYAMKR
- the birA gene encoding bifunctional biotin--[acetyl-CoA-carboxylase] ligase/biotin operon repressor BirA, which encodes MTEHLSRLQIIELLSDGQFHSGQKIGDSLGISRAAVNKHIQVLKEWGIDIFRIQGKGYQLAIPFELLDRARLQQDVGEAQFELIPVIDSTNQYLLDKGASLQSGHCCVAELQTAGRGRRGRAWYSPFGSNIYLSMYWRLDAGMAAAMGLSLVVGVIAAETLREVTGADVKVKWPNDLYVDDKKLAGILVELTGQAGDAAHVVMGMGINFSMENETSVIDQPWTSLVQACQHMPSRNTLVATLINRLRTGLAEYELQGLNAFLSRWNTLDNYLGRAVKIIMGERVVEGVARGITPQGGLMLEMPNGEQQTFVGGEVSLRGNDAITD